The region AGGAATTAGGTTTAATTATGCGGCGTATAGGCGCCAGCTATGTATACTGGTACAACAGGAAATATGAACGATGCGGCCACTTGTTTCAAGACCGCTATAAAAGCGAGGCCGTGGAGGATGGCAAGTATTTTTTGACTGTTTTAAGATATATTCACCAAAACCCGCTTAAAGCAGGCCTGGTTAAGGAAATTAGCCAATATAAATGGAGCAGTTATGCTGAGTATGTTAGCGAAAGCAAGATAGTAGATACTGAGTTAGCCTTAAAAATATTTGGCGACAACAGAGAAAAGGCGTTAAATAACTTTATAGCTTTTCACAAAACAGAAAATAAAGACAGTTGTTTGGATATTGCCTATATAAATTTAATTAAGGATAGTGAAGCAGCGGAAATAATTAAATTAACCTGCCGTGTTAATCATTGTCATGAATTACAAAGGATGGACAGGTGCAAAAGAGACAGGTTTTTAAGAATTCTAAGGGAAAAAGGTTTATCAACCAGGCAAATTGCCAGGTTAACAGGTATCAGCAGGGCCATTATATTAAAAGCGTAACTTGCCAAAGCAAAGGGGTTGCCCCAGACCATAGGGACGGTTCTCCTGGTTTGCAGAAGTATTGGGGCACGACGCTGAAAACCATAAAAACCATAGGGACGGTTCTCCTGGTTACAGAAGTATAGGGGCACGACTCTGTGAACACGCCGGTAAGTTAGATAAACCCTGAACAAACCAGAAGACTCACTTAAATTCTTGCAGACGCTGGGGGAGTATAAGAAAATAAATGGCTTTAAGATTTATGCCTATTGTTTGATGGATACTTTTCCTGTTCATGGTTAGCTAGCAGAACTTGCAAAAACTCCGATGCCCTTAATATTTTCACATTTTTATACTCACCTAAAGAGAGTAAATGCTTATCACCGGAAATTATATATTCGGCTTTTCCTTCAACCGCACATTCAATAATTTTGTTATCGTCAGGATCATCAGCTACGGCATTAATACTTTGAGAGGGGTTTACAATTATTGAATTTGTTAACAATCTCCCGATAAAACCGTCAATTTCTTCATCAGTGAATCCGAATTTAGGATAATTAACCACCCTGTAGAACTCACTTAGTATTTGCGCAGACAGACAAAGTACCAGGCTTGAATCAAGAACCATCTCTATCACGGCTGCTTCCGCACCGTTCCATCCTAGGGCTGAAATTAGAACATTGGTATCAACTGTAATTCTCATTTATGATTTCCTCTTGCCCAATTTATTGCATCCTCAACATCCTCTGGAGTTATACCACCCTTTTGAAACCTCTCTCTGATTGGACGGGCAAAATTCTCAAAATCATTTGGTTCAACCATTTTTTTAATTTCTATCTTTGTCCCGTTCTTCTTAAAGAGAATATAATCGCCTTCCTTGATTTTAAGATGTTTCCTTAATTCCATAGGCACAGTTACTTGGCCCTTAGTGGTAACTCTTGCAATATAAAATTCATCCACATTAACACACCCTTGTAAGAATTTCTTACTTATATCATACATCACCTTTCCTTGCTTTGTCAAACCATAAAACCATAGGGACGGTTCTCCTGGTTTGCAGAAGTATAGGGGCACGACGCTGTGAACAAAACGCTAAAATATATAAACCCTGAACAAACCAACCAGGAAAGGTTAGTAAAATTTATTTACTAAAATGGTGTGTCACCGCCGGGATATAATTGACCCAGGTTCGCCGGAAAGAAAATGACCCACCCTTAGCGAATATATCCCCTTCGTAATTAACGGCCAAGTTAATCTTAGGAGGGAGACACATGCTAAGGAGTGGGATAGTGATATCCTTACATACCTTAATGGCCGACGGGAGGACAATTCGTGAAATTGCCCGTCTAACGGGGCATTCTCGAAATACAGTTCGCCGATATCTCCGGGGTGAATTCTCCCCCAAAAAGGGAAACCGTAAATCTCGTGGTTCCAAGCTTGATCCGTATAAACCGTTCCTGCAGGAACGTCTTCAAGAAGGTATCTATAACTGCGAGGTTTTATTCGATCTTCTACGAGAAAAGGGGTATACCGGGGGACGTACCATCTTGAAAGACTATGTGAAGGACTTCCGTCCTCCCAAACAAGTTCCCGCTGTTCTTCGTTACGAGACGAAACCTGGTGAATATGCACAGGTCGA is a window of Desulforamulus hydrothermalis Lam5 = DSM 18033 DNA encoding:
- a CDS encoding transposase translates to MPRTGRKKSKSGIYHIVLRGINKQLIFEEEEDSHKFLQTLGEYKKISGFKIYAYCLMDNHVHLLIKEEVEELGLIMRRIGASYVYWYNRKYERCGHLFQDRYKSEAVEDGKYFLTVLRYIHQNPLKAGLVKEISQYKWSSYAEYVSESKIVDTELALKIFGDNREKALNNFIAFHKTENKDSCLDIAYINLIKDSEAAEIIKLTCRVNHCHELQRMDRCKRDRFLRILREKGLSTRQIARLTGISRAIILKA
- a CDS encoding putative toxin-antitoxin system toxin component, PIN family, giving the protein MRITVDTNVLISALGWNGAEAAVIEMVLDSSLVLCLSAQILSEFYRVVNYPKFGFTDEEIDGFIGRLLTNSIIVNPSQSINAVADDPDDNKIIECAVEGKAEYIISGDKHLLSLGEYKNVKILRASEFLQVLLANHEQEKYPSNNRHKS
- a CDS encoding AbrB/MazE/SpoVT family DNA-binding domain-containing protein is translated as MDEFYIARVTTKGQVTVPMELRKHLKIKEGDYILFKKNGTKIEIKKMVEPNDFENFARPIRERFQKGGITPEDVEDAINWARGNHK